The sequence below is a genomic window from Humulus lupulus chromosome 3, drHumLupu1.1, whole genome shotgun sequence.
tcCGGTTATTATTTaactctagtccacgagtcacttgtattaggatgaAGAACTTGCACAATTCAAGCTCTCGTAAGGGTTTTCATGCAGCATTGTGCTCACTctgaaaactgaaaaaaaaaaaaaaaaaaagatcttttACAATGTGTGCCCTAACTAGGGCAATTAAGCTCATCAATGGGAGTTGATCCTCCCTTAATGGATGTTAGTTATGAAATAAACACACATAATGCTATTTAATAAGCCGGTGGCCCCATCATATCTTGGTGGCCCAGTATGAGAAATTAAAGCCCACTACTTTATTGAgaaaatgttaggaaaatatatattgcatcaatggaaatggtaagaaaatgttacaactctatgaaaaatattgcaatagacaaggattgattaaataaagtgttacaactctataactgaaaatacaaataaaaggagaaggagatgtaagatgatagaaatagaaaatacaattctattacaaaaagatacaagtaaactagaagtgtttgaacaaaggaaataaaatgattacaactcttaaaccaaagtacaagtaaatagaataagaagaaaagaagaaagagcaatagaagaaaaataagaacaagaaccaaaacaataaactctcactcacacaaccaaagtgaagagtgttggggatcaccaacttgaacaaggtttgaaacctttgtccaaaagcttatttccccctaactcaagcactaagggatctctcacagattataggaaatgctttctggaataatcaagcctcaaggtgtttctagccaagtgctctaatggatagaaatgttgtgtcttacaagtgagctataggctcctatttatagagtttagagacacccttttaaattcaaatctcaccaacccccatggctgttaccaatgtttaattggattaatatggaattaaaaatgagatttaggagttatttgagttttttgagccgttcaacaaagattgaaaaaactgaaaaaatggttagtttttggcctgtggccgcggccagagacattagtgaccgcggccactagcctctgtcccacaagccgcggccaccaacattcagtggccgcggccaccgaccattttcagcactaaaaaacgtgctatttttccaaacggttccaaaccctctcaaatgattttgtaactcccaaaacatattattggggttaaaatcatatctctaacagtcatatcacatatgactttatgaaattcatctcaatattgtgtaacaacaaatttacacaataaatggtaatattttgaagttacaaatttgtaacaccaaatatgttacattattttgatatatctcatatatctaaatattgtaactctctattatatgttacaatatgtgatacaCTTTGTcagatttatttaatctaaaacattatagtataatataatataatattacattatattataaaataatataacagaaaaTGCCCCTGATAATGTTAGGGTGGTAGCTGCATGTTTTCCTAGGGCTGTGCAAAAAATTTTACAACCCAAATAAACCGCGCAAACCAACTcgaaaaaaccaacaaaaaatgTAACCCGAAAAACCCGACCTTCATTTCAAACCGCCCAATtattatattgggcgggttgaaatttTTGGAAATCTGCCCAATGTAACCCGACCTGCCCAATTAAGGATTtgcctattttttattttatatttatttaattattaattatacatatataaaactaaattcaaattattatttatttataaaagaccttatattttaaagtaacaattattttagttacaaatacaaactaaaaatagagaaaataataaaaaatattagtgaaaaatgattttttagaaaaaaaaaaagtttcggcAGTTTGGGCGGGCAAACTGATAGTCGGGTtgaaattcattttttttaattgggtgGGTTACGGGTTGAAAAGtaccaatgtaacgccctggatagccaagaccgttacactgtgtacttataaaggtgcaagactcgctaattaagtcattaatttgaaaacgtgtcactaaacatgtaagatctatggttaaaaaggttttggtctcaaaagactcatttcatatatttaaactgtagtaaacaagggatcccatacaaaacaaagttaaaataagtttacagactcccaaaagtacatgagtatccactagccatactaaggcaaaacagacagtctttaggttccatgtccttgcctagacctcaaccgtggcggctgagcacctggctatgtacattcagctcgcggagctctccagtcagggctgatctagcttgcccttgcctttacctgcaccacgtagcacccgtgagccaaggcccagcaagaaaacatcataaacaactcaaacaataacaacagTCAGGTAGTTCAGCAGGCATGTatacccatcagataatccacaacagacattcagcatatacaatccaactcaagatacattctatcacatataacattcatatcacataatattcagggctgacgacttaggccgcaccctctgttttacccactgactctggcccgcttaaaccaagctcagtgcatattaagctgtcctcggataccagtgtccgagccgtgccctgtgcgctagtgagacccttggcacccttaggccgttggtacactaaaatggcttgcatggcataataccatcttttcaagcatctataatagggagcccttagtcccgtcacatatattcaaccgggtgcaattttcttacctttaggttTCAGATGAATTAGTTACAGGGCAATACTCCTTGAGCgtgatccgatcctcgagccctagcttaacacctagtcacaaccatgaagaaagacaccattaacaaccttaaatgagtttccaagccaaattctagtactcggaacattgaacttcaccaaatatggtaaaagtctcaaccccgagcaccctaggttaaattcccaagcctaaaatcttaaaatcccaaaatcccttaagcgccgcggcataggccacccatgccgcggcatggcccccaaacagagccatccaaggcacaaaaacaggtaagggccgcggcattgcttggaccatgctgcgacccgccctccttccttagcatgcaacaacctcgaagggccgcggctcaccaagaaccatgctgcggcccaaccctttgaacccagaaaaaaccaccattttcaatctctaaacctcaccttaagctatcccaaagcccccaactcaaaaccaattaataataacaacattagaacgATTTAGGCAACACAACCCAACAAAAAATctagcctaagactcaccaaaaccccaattccaacttctgaaatttcaaacccacagaactcaaaaccagccatgaaaactctcaaattcaaccatcaaactttaaattaaaccttacctcaactgtagaattgattctccaagagtcccctgacctatcttcaaagtttcaagcctcaatctCACCTTAAATACCAAAACCATAGATATTTTAAAACTTagccattttctttaagttcctaacctcaaaacgaaaattcaaagcttaccttggctctatcaTAGACcctgatcagttcctgagctaattcTCCAGACTATTTCCCCAAGTTTCAACTTAATTCCAGCAATTCCCTCTCAAGTTTCAGTAGTtcttcctttgctaagagagagaaggagagttagggtcggtttacacttttctatctaatatttcctaagtgttccaagtatatccttagattattagactaaacccaaagctcggggtaccggaaacacccccgagggcaaaatagtaaaatcccccaataatcccgcctagacatcctaaccccaaatatatctccaattatttattttcaccaCCCGATAGTCCgattcactacccgatacctaaaatactccttgacttgcccaaagtcaattataataccccgttgtgacttttcccgctatctagccctaggatcgcctcgagtcgccggctgcagaattatccacataataatgtggttctcacatacacaacatgtctatttcatattatcacataatatcaccaattatcatataatgtcatttaagcactattaatcacataGTGTCACATTCAAATAAGTACTATTCACCCAAATCCCATTTATgctctcccggcacactaatcaaggtccttaagccttattagcgagtttgggtcgttacaaccaacTCGATTATAAGTTTGGGTTTGTCAAAAATTCacccaacccgcccaaaccgaccaATGAACACCTCTATGTTTTCTCATGTCAGACGACGTCGCGAGACATCCTAATTGTCACTTGTACGAAGTTGACACCACAATCCATGTGAAACACAAGTGTCAAAAGGTTGTCTGTGGTCCAGTATCGCTATGCTGGACACTTGACAACTATCTTCCTGGTCCGGAGAATGGTTCTCGCATGCCTGGAGGAGTAAGTGATGAGAAAACGATTTCGCTGGGAGACTTGGGGCATTATCCTTTGACAAGGTCCTCGAGATGTAATGCTATCTAGAGAAGTTGTTCCTCCGGTGGTGGTGGACCGTGAGGGGGAGTGATTTGAATTCTCGTGGAGCTTTGAACAAATTCCAAAAAACACTAACCAACTTCCGTGGACCCCTAATCATTCTTAATTTGTATGATCTGTCACCTGGTAAAAACATGAGCAAcagaaataattaattaaaagaggcTTAAAGAGAAAGAATGGAtgcttttttgttgttgttaaaatcccattttatctttataaaattatgatttattttagaAAGTATAATATTGAGAACCTATGTgacctaaaaaataaaaaatagagatCTAATTGCTAAATAAAAAGTTAAGAACGTAAAGTGATATGACTAGTGAAGTTTTGGCAACCTAATAATTGCAAGGAGTGTTACTTATACAAGAATAAGAAACAAACAGCGTTTTTATCTATCCAGTGTCGGAACGAATCTATCTCTATGGGGTCAACCAAAGCTAATATAAAGTATAGGGAAGTGGTGGGGCTAGGAAATTGGAATGCGTGGGATGGGATTAGGGCAAAAATACTGATCCTCTTTTTGAGAACGAGGCAGATATAGATCCAAAGACATTTAATGCAGCTCATCCACTCTTGTCAGACCCTAtgccattaaatattataaaataactaaataaaccatttatttattttttactttttatttaactattttttttcaCTAGTTGGATATTAATTTAGTGTTGCTAAGGATGTTTGACATATGTAACATATGGTGGCCCTTTCTCTTGGATTCATGGAGGTTAGTGCTCCTTTGGGTTATTACTACCCTTGCCATTGGTTCAAATgcgtttgtttatttattttaatattatttttggtTTCACCAAGTTCAAAATCTGACAAGAAAATGCCAAATGTAAAGTTTCACAAGCTTTTAAGAACCCTAGTTGCCAGTCAGTCCATGCCTATATATGTACACTAAAAAGAGGTCCATTACATTACAGTCTTTTGCCCTCTTCCTATGTGTAGTGTCACTCTCATGCAAAATggttaaatttgaaaaaaaaaaaacctgatGAGTAAAAGTAAATCTCAGCATTTTCTAGCTTGTTTTCTTGAAAAGTAGTAATTTTTCTGAATATTTTTTGACTTGAAACTTTATTAGTCACTATAAACCTCTCAATTTGGGTCACCTAATCTGCTTTCTTGTAACACACTCTATCCAATTATTGTCTCCTTTCTTATGAGAAATGTTGTTAGCTAAAATACAAATACTAACTAAAAAAACACTTGAAGTTACTTAATTGATAATCTTGTATGGGTTTTGAGATTATTAAAGTGATTTAGCTGTTAAATCACATACTAAAAACTGATATAGCTCTTTGTTATGTATTGTAGCCTTGTATGTAGCACATGGAACCTTTCTCAAGTACTGTAATTGCAGATTTCGACAACTGTTTTTGTCCATTTGCTATTGGAATTTAGTAAATACCACTTGAAGACTTCTCTTCTATACTCTTGACTGAAGatataaattttgaattattcaAATGCTTATACCCATTTATTTGAGCTCCCCaccaaaagagaaaaaaaagttATTTGAAAATGAAATCAGTTGATATTGGGACATTGAGTCCAAACGCTTTGTGACAATAATGTTAGGACTTGAGAGCCTATGTTCTTCTTTGTTCTCTAACGGCTTTGGTAATTAGGGTATGGTGTGCTTTGAACTAGTGACATTTTAACTAAATGGGAATGACAAATATCTGAAATTTgtccattaaaataaaaaatttccaaaGTTATGAAGAAAAAGTGCAAAAAAGTAAGAATTAAGCATTCATCAATCAAGAATGAGACAAATAATTAAAGAGCATTTATACCAAATATTAAAACTGTATTAATCAACTTAACAATATGGTTTTTAAAGGAAAAAGTAAAGAGATTTAACAAGCTGGTTAAAATAAGCATAGATTCCTTAACACATGGCTAAGAAGCTAGACCCAAAAATTGGTCTTCTTCTAGGCATAGCAACTACCCACTACAACTGAAAAAAAAGGGCAGCTGCAACATTTAATAAGGGACAGGTATATGTCTAAACATTCACAAGTCTTTTTGAGCAAAATAAAGCATGCTCATATGGAAATGAAAGATACAGGAGCTCAAAAGGAGAAATGCCACTAAGTTGAAGGGTCACAATCTTTACAAATTGTTCTTAATGCACTGTATTCCTTTTTTACGAAAGAAGTTTTTATTCAATTGGAACAAAGCATAATAAACCATTgcaatttcagcacacaaaaaaAAAGAGAGGGATGAGTAACAAAAACTAAACAAGCAAAGAAGATAAATTGAAATTTTCTTGGGGTAGAAAACAAAGAACAACAAAAAATagcaaagaaaaagagaaaggctttggttttttatttaaaaaaaaaaaaacttgtgggAGGTGGGTTGAAGCTTTGATGGGCAATTACATAAAGGAGAACCAAACAACTGTCTGTTGCTCTGGTCTGTGACACATGATTTGCCCAGGAGAAAAAAGGTCACGCTAGAAACAAGGAAAAAGTAAAAGGTGACTTAAGAGGTAATTATAGGTATGGAAAGCAAACAGAGCCagtcttctctctctctcattctgcttttctcttctctctctctctctttttacAGTCATTGATATTTGGCATTTGCTCAAAGTAAAAAACTTTGCAACAAACCCTGTTTTCTTTCCCACCTTCCTTGACCTGGGTGACCTGGGTGTTATGATTGAGTGAACCAGACAAAGCTTCCTCACCACCATCATCATAATCTACCCATACCAGAGAAATCTCCCTTCTTTAACCTCTTTCCTCTCCTACCCATTTCTTACCTTGATTAGACTTCTCCTTCCAAAATGCCCCCGTCACTTTTCTTTTGGGTTGATTCCACAGTGAATCAGCCATTTTCATGTTTCCCGGAAAATGAGGGAAAGTGAGAGAAAATAGATTGACAAATAGTTGAAAACACACACACTAAAGTCATCACTTTTCTTTTTGACCCGTTCAATTGATTTTAACGCCTTTGTTATCTGTTCTAGCTAGTCTTCAGCATTGAACAAGAAAATGAGGAAGAATGGATGGCAGCTCCCATATCACCCTCTCCAGGTATGGTTTCATacatttcttcttcttattcttcttcttttgctAGTAGTATAGTGGCTTCAGCAGCTTTTGTTGTCTTAATGTCACTTGGGTAATTGTTTATTTCGATGAAGGTGGTGGCTGTTGCTGTGTTCCTGGCATTGGGTTTTGCTTTCTACGTCTTCTTTGCTCCTTTTGTTGGGAAGAAGATGTTTCAGTATGTTGTGATGGGGCTATACACTCCTCTTGTAAGCCATTTCTCTCatttatgtatataatatatatattttggtggGTTGTGGAACTGAGATCTGATATTTTCCtgatttttattttggtttctgTTCATGGTGATTGTCTGTGTCTGCTAAGTGGATTTCTCTATCTTTTTCATGGGTATTTTGTTTCTTATTTTTCGCTGAATTTGTCCATAGATCCATTCAAGTGTGTCATGCCCTTCTAACTCTAGCTTATAAGAGGGCTTAAATTGCTTGTCTTTTTTCTCGGATCCTAGTTTCAGACAACAAAAATGTAAGATATAATGCTTGAGTTTCATTAGAATCCAATGAAATATTGCAATTGTGGTCAAATTTTGAACAAAGAAACTCTCTTTAGCAGCTTCAGAGTGCTCAGTACTCAACAAATTATTTGCATAAGTTAGAGACTTGCAGTATTTGTTATCTGGTTCTGAAGAAATCTTTATAGAAGTTGAAAGTGATTATGTTTTTTAGCCTTTAAAATCGATGACAGCTCTTTAAGTAAGCCCTTGAATTGCTTCAGTGCACTTGATGGAGTCACAATTACTTCAATCTTAAATCATTTGGATTAGCACATATGTAGTTCTCTaactttttttcaatatatttagcTGCAGTCTGAACTAGATTATGCTTAGTTCCCTATTTAATATTTAGTAAACTTGTATTTTCAGATTATATGTGTCTTCAGCCTATATATTTGGTGCGCAGCAGCTGATCCTGCTGACTCGGGAGTATTTAAGTCAAAAAAGTATCTCAAGATTCCAGACTCTGCAAAGCATTCTGGACAAAAGGAATCTAAACTGGGTGGTGATTCAACTCCCTCACTACATGATGCTGATGCAATAAAAGCTGGGGACAAACCTCTAGATGAAGATACAATGGGCAAAGATGCAACTTCCAAAGTCTCAACAATTGATATTGAGAAGGATAATACATCACCACAACGTTCATCTTGTCTCTTGTTGGCTTGCTCTCCATGTGCTTATATATGCAATTGCTCGGGTTCCAGTGAGGAATCTTCCAGTCTACAAATGAGTGAAGAAGGCATGTTCTATTGCAGTTTGTGTGAAGTTGAGGTGTGTAGAAGGACATAAACTAATAAATATTCATTATCCGTTTTATAAGATTGTCAATTGGGTACCTCTCTATGATTTGTTATGTTGATAAACCTGGGCATGCTATGTTTGGTTTTCTGAGGAAACGATCTGCTTTTTAAGAAGTGATAAATGACAGTAACCTGTAGAGCTTGGGTACAATTTCATTGATTCAGATTTTTACTTCATTGTAGGTCTACAAGTACAGTAAACACTGCAGAGTTTGTGACAAATGTGTTGACCGCTTTGATCATCACTGCAGGGTATAATTCAATTTCTTTGTTTTTAGTTTCTTGAAGTTGTTTTTTTCTCTGCTAATTCTTCTGACACAAATGCATCTGTGGTTTTTCTAGTGGCTTAACAACTGCATAGGGAAGAAAAACTACAGGCAATTTTTCACCCTCATGGTTTCCGCTCTTCTATTGGTAAGCATGAGCCTCTGTTCTTGTCCTTGCTTGCAAAACTTCACATTGTCACTCAAACCTTTGACCATCTACCAATCCCATAGATCTCACTTTTATCTGGCTTTAGTAACTTGTTCCAACCGTCTCTTACTTACGGAAACAAAAATGATAGGTATTAACTCCACTGCTTATTGCCTTTGCGTATACAGTTCTCAGTTCAGTGTCTTGTCATTCCCAATTAGGAAGCAATGCTCAACTCACTTCTAAGTAACTTGTTTCAAGAGCTTAACATTCCTATCATCGTGAATAGATTAAGTTTTGACTTACAGTTGCACTGCCTACACTGCTTATATCCTATACAGTACTCAACTCAGTCTTTGTCACAACTAGTTTGCTTTGGTAACATGGATTCATCCTTTCATTTACCCGACCACATATTCTGCCAAGGGAAATGGACTGGGGCAGGAGTATTGTGTGCCAAATCACAATTTAATTGTTATAACAATTTTGTGACTATTGGTCGCAAATACTGTGGCTACTAGACTAATGTTGTGGTGCTCAAACATTTTTTAAAAGTACTTGTAGAAATGCCATTTTTAGCCCACAAAACTCTATATCCATTCATCCATTTTCCCCCTGATAACGAGGCATCCTTCTTTGCCATTGTCTTGAGAAAGAATCCTTAGATGAACTGCACTATACCTATTTAGGTTTATGAAAGAATCTGAAAATGTACCTATATTTTTTCATAAGATTCTCCGAGGAAAACATTTTTTAGTTGATGCCTTTCACTTAACACCAAAATATAGACTTGCCCCTATTCTAATATGGTTGCCATTTTCCCTTTTTGCTGCCATAAGTCCTTCAGGCACACAGCCAGAATCTGGAGATCACCTCAGAGTAAGCATTTTATTTTCATATCATTTTCATTTTAATTGATTATTGACAGGTCTGTACATGGTTTGTGCACCTTGGGCTTGAGATTGCAGCTTATTCTACAATGGACAACTGGACTCCTTGTGCTGATCTGCTGTTTTCTTGAGAGGCAACGATTCTCTATGGAAATCTCAACCAAGTTGGGAAGCAGTTTCTCTATGGCGCCATTTGTTATTGTTGTGGTGAGTACTATTGACATGGATTTATTTTCTAATTTAATTGTTAGTATTTAGTTCAGATCAACCTTCTTTTCAATTAAAACCTTGTTGTCTCAGCAGTGAGATTCTAGACTATTTCATGTAATGTTATTATAGCTTCCATCATTAACGcaataaatttaattgaatttaCAGGCACTCTGCACCCTTTTGGCAATGATTGCAACCCTACCGCTTGCTCAACTTTTCTTTTTCCACATCCTTCTGATTAAGAAGGTGAGCTTCGCATTTGTTTCCTATGCCTAATCATACGGTGATTTTCCTGTTGTAGAGGTTCAAGTATATGTAAATTTTTATCTTGGTCTGGTATTTGATATAGGGAATTAGCACATATGATTACATCATAGCTTTGAGGGAGCAAGAGCAAGAGCAAAATGGAGTTGGAGGTCAGCATAGTCCCCAAATGTCCCCAGCCAGCTCACTTACTGGATTAAGCAGTGCAAGCTCTTTTACTACATTTCACCGGGGTGCTTGGTGCACCCC
It includes:
- the LOC133822911 gene encoding probable protein S-acyltransferase 22, coding for MRKNGWQLPYHPLQVVAVAVFLALGFAFYVFFAPFVGKKMFQYVVMGLYTPLIICVFSLYIWCAAADPADSGVFKSKKYLKIPDSAKHSGQKESKLGGDSTPSLHDADAIKAGDKPLDEDTMGKDATSKVSTIDIEKDNTSPQRSSCLLLACSPCAYICNCSGSSEESSSLQMSEEGMFYCSLCEVEVYKYSKHCRVCDKCVDRFDHHCRWLNNCIGKKNYRQFFTLMVSALLLLILQWTTGLLVLICCFLERQRFSMEISTKLGSSFSMAPFVIVVALCTLLAMIATLPLAQLFFFHILLIKKGISTYDYIIALREQEQEQNGVGGQHSPQMSPASSLTGLSSASSFTTFHRGAWCTPPRLFLEDQFDVVPPETGSVSSLGKKAAGEETIKKKNSAAVKISPWTLARLNAEEISKAAAEARKKSKILQPVMRSDASYGLEAGSSFGSSGRRMVPRPDNNRRRTNKRVRLPAELPMEPLTKISAIPVTKGYTDMSSSLAPLQLEARSAFQTSHAMTSSAGIVASSPESSLDSPDIHPFRVSSSGPEEARRLTGLSATGIAAQNGFPLSRSTSDGYEASGGEDSDRVPTRFVPRSTNWTNVLFSSDADERLFKLQASSSGLSDHRKL